The Aeromicrobium yanjiei genome includes a region encoding these proteins:
- the lpdA gene encoding dihydrolipoyl dehydrogenase → MADVAGNNFDIVILGGGSGGYACALRAVQLGKSVALIEKSKLGGTCLHWGCIPTKAMLHAAEVADGAREGAKFGVKSTFEGIDMAAVNSYKDGVIDRLYKGLQGLIKSGGITVVEGEGKLVDPKTVEVNGERYTGTNVVLATGSVSRTLGLEIGGRVITSTEALKMSEVPERVVIIGGSVIGVEFASVWKSFGADVTIIEGLPTLVPLEDPSLSKQLERAFRKRKINFKTGVKFDSVKQTENGVTVTLEDGTTIDTDLVLVAVGRGPNSAGMGYEEAGITVDRGWVPTNERLATNVDGVFAVGDLVPGLQLAHRGFAHGIFVAEEIAGLNPQPVIDAGIPRVTYCDPEIASVGITEPQAREKFGDDGVETVEYSLGGNGKSQILGTTGSIKLVREKDGPIVGVHMIGARYGEQVGEASLIVNWEAYPEDVAQFIHAHPTQNEALGEAALALAGKPLHSHA, encoded by the coding sequence GTGGCGGACGTCGCCGGCAACAACTTCGACATCGTAATTCTCGGCGGCGGAAGTGGCGGCTACGCCTGCGCGCTCCGCGCCGTCCAGCTGGGCAAGTCTGTGGCCCTCATCGAGAAGTCCAAGCTCGGCGGCACCTGCCTGCACTGGGGCTGCATCCCGACCAAGGCCATGCTGCACGCGGCCGAGGTCGCCGACGGCGCCCGCGAAGGCGCCAAGTTCGGCGTGAAGTCGACCTTCGAGGGCATCGACATGGCGGCGGTCAACTCCTACAAGGACGGCGTCATCGACCGTCTCTACAAGGGCCTGCAGGGCCTCATCAAGTCCGGCGGCATCACGGTCGTCGAGGGTGAGGGCAAGCTGGTCGACCCCAAGACCGTCGAGGTCAACGGCGAGCGCTACACCGGCACCAACGTCGTCCTGGCCACCGGTTCGGTCTCCCGCACCCTCGGCCTGGAGATCGGCGGACGGGTCATCACCTCGACCGAGGCGCTGAAGATGTCCGAGGTCCCTGAGCGGGTCGTCATCATCGGCGGCAGCGTCATCGGCGTCGAGTTCGCGTCCGTGTGGAAGTCCTTCGGCGCCGACGTCACGATCATCGAGGGCCTGCCGACGCTCGTCCCGCTGGAGGACCCCTCGCTGAGCAAGCAGCTCGAGCGCGCGTTCCGCAAGCGCAAGATCAACTTCAAGACCGGCGTCAAGTTCGACTCGGTCAAGCAGACCGAGAACGGCGTGACCGTGACCCTCGAGGACGGCACCACGATCGACACCGACCTGGTGCTCGTCGCTGTCGGCCGCGGTCCCAACTCCGCCGGCATGGGCTACGAGGAGGCCGGCATCACGGTCGACCGCGGCTGGGTGCCCACCAACGAGCGCCTCGCGACCAACGTCGACGGCGTGTTCGCGGTCGGTGACCTCGTCCCCGGCCTGCAGCTCGCGCACCGCGGCTTCGCCCACGGCATCTTCGTCGCCGAGGAGATCGCGGGCCTCAACCCGCAGCCCGTCATCGACGCCGGCATCCCCCGCGTGACGTACTGCGACCCCGAGATCGCGTCGGTCGGCATCACCGAGCCCCAGGCCCGGGAGAAGTTCGGCGACGACGGCGTCGAGACGGTCGAGTACAGCCTCGGCGGCAACGGCAAGTCCCAGATCCTCGGCACGACGGGCAGCATCAAGCTCGTCCGCGAGAAGGACGGGCCGATCGTCGGTGTCCACATGATCGGCGCCCGCTACGGCGAGCAGGTCGGTGAGGCCTCGCTGATCGTGAACTGGGAGGCCTACCCCGAGGACGTCGCGCAGTTCATCCACGCTCACCCCACCCAGAACGAGGCGCTCGGCGAAGCTGCGCTCGCCCTCGCCGGCAAACCGCTCCACTCCCACGCCTGA
- a CDS encoding aminotransferase class I/II-fold pyridoxal phosphate-dependent enzyme, with amino-acid sequence MSFDELTRDQIQAILDEQTAKHRALKDSGLKLDLTRGKPSPAQLDLSNELLHLPGDDFTDAQGTDTRNYGGLTGLLELREIFAPIMQVPVEQVVAGDNASLAIMHDNLVFALFHGVPGSEQPWGVEESVKFVCPVPGYDRHFALLEEYGIEMIPVALNDDGPDMEAVREVVKDPAVKGMWLVPTYGNPTGSVVSEAVAAELAALDTAAPDFRIFWDNAYAVHHLTPERTKTADILGLCVASGHPDRAVIFASTSKITFAGAGVSFLGSSADNIRWYLSHLGKRTIGPDKVNQLRHARYLGSTDGVHALMDRHREILAPKFEAVVRILRERLGDYGVASWTEPKGGYFVSLDVVDGTASRVVELTREAGVAMTPAGAAFPYGDDPRDRNIRIAPSYPSPDELAVAIDVLATSVLIAAAEQALA; translated from the coding sequence GTGAGCTTCGACGAACTGACCCGTGACCAGATCCAGGCCATCCTCGACGAGCAGACGGCCAAACATCGCGCGCTCAAGGACAGCGGGCTCAAGCTCGACCTGACGCGCGGCAAGCCGTCGCCCGCCCAGCTGGACCTGTCCAACGAGCTGCTCCACCTGCCCGGTGACGACTTCACCGATGCGCAGGGCACCGACACCCGCAACTACGGCGGGCTGACCGGTCTGCTCGAGCTGCGCGAGATCTTCGCGCCCATCATGCAGGTGCCGGTCGAGCAGGTCGTCGCAGGAGACAACGCGAGCCTTGCGATCATGCACGACAACCTCGTCTTCGCCCTCTTCCACGGCGTCCCGGGCTCCGAGCAGCCGTGGGGAGTGGAGGAGTCGGTCAAGTTCGTGTGCCCCGTGCCCGGCTACGACCGTCACTTCGCCCTGCTCGAGGAGTACGGCATCGAGATGATCCCGGTCGCGCTCAACGACGACGGTCCCGACATGGAGGCCGTCCGCGAGGTGGTCAAGGATCCCGCGGTCAAGGGCATGTGGCTCGTCCCGACCTACGGCAACCCGACCGGCTCGGTCGTCAGCGAGGCCGTCGCCGCCGAGCTCGCGGCCCTCGACACCGCGGCCCCCGACTTCCGCATCTTCTGGGACAACGCCTACGCGGTGCACCACCTGACCCCGGAGCGGACCAAGACCGCCGACATCCTCGGCCTCTGCGTCGCGTCCGGGCACCCGGACCGCGCGGTGATCTTCGCCTCGACGTCCAAGATCACCTTCGCGGGTGCGGGAGTCTCGTTCCTCGGCAGCTCCGCGGACAACATCCGCTGGTACCTCAGCCACCTCGGCAAGCGCACGATCGGCCCCGACAAGGTCAACCAGCTGCGGCACGCTCGCTACCTCGGCAGCACCGACGGCGTGCACGCGTTGATGGACCGCCACCGCGAGATCCTCGCGCCCAAGTTCGAGGCGGTCGTGCGCATCCTGCGCGAGCGGCTGGGCGACTACGGCGTGGCGTCGTGGACCGAGCCCAAGGGTGGCTACTTCGTGAGCCTCGACGTCGTCGACGGCACCGCGAGCCGGGTGGTGGAGCTCACCCGTGAGGCAGGGGTCGCGATGACCCCGGCCGGCGCCGCCTTCCCGTACGGCGACGACCCGCGTGACCGCAACATCCGCATCGCGCCGTCGTACCCGTCGCCCGACGAGCTCGCGGTCGCGATCGACGTCCTCGCAACGAGCGTGCTGATCGCCGCTGCCGAGCAGGCGCTCGCCTAG
- a CDS encoding leucyl aminopeptidase, translated as MPTVTLSTSKPTTARADVLVLGIRNDDDKGELAEALDLMGFSGEKGQTVRFPSGGLAKAPVVVAVALPAEPTAEDLRRAAANGVRAAKNATSVAVALHPAGVDEVEAIAEGIELGTYRYEAYKTKKNDKKAREVTSAAILTPFARQGTATRALERAATVAAAVNAARDWVNTPPGDKRPADLVEAFTQHAGTDVKVTVWDEKRLAKERCGGILGVGQGSDSPPRLLTLSYEPEDAVSHLALVGKGITFDSGGLSIKPGASMQTMKLDMAGAAAVVAATVAIARLGLPIKVTAYACVAENMPSGRATRPGDVLRMRSGATVEVHNTDAEGRLVLADGLSLAAETAPDHIVDVATLTGACMVALGQHTTGILGNDEEFSETVLAVSRDAGESMWRLPITEEMKGVVTSSSIGDLRQHNPKPYGGTLFAAAFLREFVGDVPWAHLDIAGPSFNEGSAFDYTPVGGTGTGVRTLVRLATELAGAR; from the coding sequence ATGCCCACCGTCACCCTCAGCACATCGAAGCCGACCACCGCCCGCGCCGACGTCCTGGTCCTCGGGATCCGCAACGACGACGACAAGGGCGAGCTCGCCGAGGCCCTCGACCTGATGGGGTTCTCCGGCGAGAAGGGCCAGACCGTGAGATTCCCGTCGGGCGGACTGGCCAAGGCGCCGGTCGTGGTGGCGGTCGCGCTGCCCGCCGAGCCCACCGCCGAGGACCTGCGCCGCGCCGCCGCCAACGGCGTACGCGCCGCGAAGAACGCGACCAGTGTCGCGGTCGCCCTCCACCCGGCCGGCGTCGACGAGGTCGAGGCCATCGCCGAGGGGATCGAGCTCGGCACGTACCGCTACGAGGCGTACAAGACGAAGAAGAACGACAAGAAGGCTCGCGAGGTCACCTCGGCGGCCATCCTGACCCCCTTCGCCCGTCAAGGCACCGCGACCCGGGCGCTCGAGCGCGCCGCCACCGTCGCGGCCGCGGTCAACGCCGCGCGCGACTGGGTCAACACCCCGCCGGGCGACAAGCGACCTGCCGATCTCGTCGAGGCGTTCACGCAGCACGCGGGCACCGACGTCAAGGTGACCGTCTGGGACGAGAAGCGGCTCGCGAAGGAGCGGTGTGGCGGCATCCTCGGCGTCGGCCAGGGGTCCGACAGCCCTCCGCGTCTGCTGACCCTGTCGTACGAGCCCGAGGACGCCGTCTCGCACCTGGCGCTCGTGGGCAAGGGCATCACGTTCGACTCGGGAGGACTCTCGATCAAGCCCGGCGCCTCGATGCAGACCATGAAGCTCGACATGGCCGGCGCGGCCGCCGTCGTCGCCGCGACCGTCGCGATCGCACGCCTCGGCCTGCCGATCAAGGTCACCGCCTACGCGTGCGTCGCCGAGAACATGCCGAGCGGCCGGGCCACCCGGCCCGGTGACGTGCTGCGCATGCGCAGCGGGGCGACCGTCGAGGTGCACAACACCGATGCCGAGGGCCGCCTCGTCCTGGCCGACGGCCTCTCGCTCGCGGCCGAGACCGCACCCGACCACATCGTCGACGTCGCGACCCTGACCGGCGCGTGCATGGTCGCGCTCGGCCAGCACACGACTGGCATCCTGGGCAACGACGAGGAGTTCTCCGAGACCGTGCTGGCCGTGTCCCGGGACGCCGGCGAGTCCATGTGGCGACTGCCGATCACCGAGGAGATGAAGGGCGTCGTGACGTCCTCCAGCATCGGCGACCTGCGCCAGCACAACCCCAAGCCGTACGGCGGCACGCTGTTCGCGGCGGCGTTCCTGCGGGAGTTCGTGGGCGATGTGCCCTGGGCGCACCTGGACATCGCGGGTCCGTCGTTCAACGAGGGCAGCGCCTTCGACTACACCCCCGTGGGCGGCACCGGCACCGGCGTGCGGACGCTCGTGCGGCTCGCGACGGAGCTGGCCGGGGCTCGATGA
- a CDS encoding DUF3043 domain-containing protein: protein MVDETEAGKGRATPTRKEAEAARKKQMKTPMSRKEQRKRDAAAREQVRLKQREALKSGDERYLPAREQGPVRRFSRDWVDRRYNVAEFLLPILVVLLVLFAVGSDSTALTSVLTAVAYPAIIVATVIDEVIMTRGLRRELKARFGPESVKGSVMYAVLRSTQLRRFRLPKPQVARREKLGTNYR, encoded by the coding sequence GTGGTAGACGAGACAGAAGCAGGCAAGGGCCGCGCGACACCCACGCGCAAGGAGGCCGAAGCCGCTCGCAAGAAGCAGATGAAGACCCCGATGTCCCGCAAGGAGCAGCGCAAGCGGGACGCGGCCGCACGCGAGCAGGTCCGTCTCAAGCAGCGCGAGGCCCTCAAGAGCGGCGACGAGCGCTATCTGCCGGCTCGCGAGCAGGGACCGGTCCGCCGCTTCTCCCGCGACTGGGTCGACCGCCGCTACAACGTCGCGGAGTTCCTGCTCCCGATCCTGGTCGTCCTGCTGGTCCTGTTCGCGGTCGGCAGCGACAGCACCGCGCTCACCTCGGTGCTCACGGCGGTCGCCTACCCCGCCATCATCGTCGCGACCGTCATCGACGAGGTCATCATGACCCGCGGTCTCCGCAGGGAGCTCAAGGCCCGGTTCGGGCCCGAGTCGGTCAAGGGCTCGGTGATGTACGCGGTGCTGCGCAGCACGCAGCTGCGCCGCTTCCGTCTGCCCAAGCCGCAGGTCGCGCGCCGCGAGAAGCTCGGCACCAACTACCGCTGA
- the htpX gene encoding zinc metalloprotease HtpX, which yields MARTRFRSDRGLTLRMGGVSLGLGALYILFAAVLYSFTDLGVLALVIVLALAWGQWYFSDTLALKSMNAQVVEPQQAPELHAMIDRLCALADMPKPRVAVAVTDMPNAFATGRSPRHSSVCVTTGIMQRLDADELEGVLAHELSHVANRDVTVMTVASSIGLLAGFITRWGLYAGNIFGSRDNRNSGAVFAVVFLVSMLVYALSFVLTRSLSRYRELSADRSGAYMTGRPSKLSSALVKISGEMARIPNRDLRESQAISAFFFAPAINRQSVGAMFSTHPPLQQRLDQLAQVSAELSEQG from the coding sequence GTGGCACGCACCCGATTTCGGAGTGACCGCGGACTGACCCTGCGGATGGGCGGTGTCAGCCTCGGGCTGGGCGCGCTCTACATCCTGTTCGCGGCGGTGCTGTACTCCTTCACGGACCTCGGCGTCCTCGCCCTCGTGATCGTCCTCGCGCTCGCGTGGGGCCAGTGGTACTTCTCGGACACGCTCGCGCTCAAGTCGATGAACGCCCAGGTCGTCGAGCCGCAGCAGGCGCCCGAGCTGCACGCGATGATCGATCGCCTGTGCGCGCTGGCCGACATGCCCAAGCCGCGGGTCGCGGTGGCCGTCACCGACATGCCCAACGCGTTCGCGACCGGACGCTCGCCCCGGCACTCGTCGGTCTGCGTCACGACCGGCATCATGCAGCGGCTGGACGCCGACGAGCTCGAGGGCGTCCTCGCGCACGAGCTGTCCCACGTCGCCAACCGCGATGTCACCGTCATGACCGTCGCGTCGTCGATCGGCCTGCTCGCGGGGTTCATCACCCGGTGGGGCCTGTACGCGGGCAACATCTTCGGCAGCCGTGACAACAGGAACAGCGGCGCGGTCTTCGCGGTCGTGTTCCTCGTCAGCATGCTGGTGTACGCGCTCAGCTTCGTGCTGACCCGGTCGCTGTCGCGCTACCGCGAGCTCAGCGCGGACCGCAGCGGGGCGTACATGACCGGCCGCCCGTCCAAGCTGTCGTCGGCGCTGGTCAAGATCTCCGGAGAGATGGCCAGGATCCCCAACCGGGACCTGCGCGAGAGCCAGGCCATCAGCGCGTTCTTCTTCGCGCCGGCGATCAACCGTCAGTCGGTCGGGGCGATGTTCTCGACCCACCCGCCGCTGCAGCAGCGCCTGGACCAGCTGGCCCAGGTCAGCGCAGAGCTCTCCGAGCAGGGCTAG
- the pspAB gene encoding PspA-associated protein PspAB — translation MGIFDSILGRSKPPPADLDVLFAVPQAVISLQTQGFTPTGSGSVCFRDVEGTADDQVMAEAEQLITSSVGSTVTRSEDRFGFHWLTVTRADGDISGLVTDLHAVNSSLVDAGFGSSLLCSTVVFTTPAGKPYGLVYLYKQGTFYPFAPDTGERRDNAVELQTRGLIADDVPVEPDLSKWLAIWGAPGLG, via the coding sequence GTGGGAATCTTCGACTCGATCCTCGGCCGCAGCAAGCCGCCGCCGGCCGACCTGGACGTGCTGTTCGCCGTCCCCCAAGCTGTCATCTCGTTGCAGACGCAGGGCTTCACCCCGACAGGCTCGGGATCGGTCTGCTTCCGCGACGTCGAGGGCACCGCCGACGACCAGGTCATGGCCGAGGCCGAGCAGCTCATCACGTCGAGCGTCGGCTCCACGGTCACGCGCTCGGAGGACCGGTTCGGCTTCCACTGGTTGACCGTCACCCGCGCCGACGGCGACATCTCCGGCCTGGTGACCGACCTGCACGCAGTCAACTCCTCACTCGTGGACGCGGGCTTCGGCTCGTCCCTGCTGTGCTCGACGGTCGTCTTCACGACGCCGGCCGGCAAGCCGTACGGGCTGGTCTACCTCTACAAGCAGGGCACGTTCTACCCGTTCGCGCCCGACACCGGCGAGCGTCGCGACAACGCGGTGGAGCTGCAGACCCGTGGCCTGATCGCCGACGACGTCCCCGTCGAGCCCGATCTCAGCAAGTGGCTCGCGATCTGGGGCGCGCCCGGTCTGGGCTGA
- the gcvT gene encoding glycine cleavage system aminomethyltransferase GcvT has translation MDLLHSPLHDRHVALGAKLAEFGGWDMPLEYAGGGVLAEHKAVREGVGLFDVSHLGKALVRGTGAADFVNACFTNDLRRIRPGKAQYTLCCDEDGGTVDDLIAYLRSDFEVFLIPNAANTAAVVARVRDAAPEGIEVTDLHRDYAILAIQGPSSDEVLQALDLPVDHDYMSFADARIADHDITVCRTGYTGERGYELVVPAGSATSVWDAVMAAGEAYGIRACGLGARDTLRTEMGYPLHGHELSAEISPVMARAGWAVGWDKETFWGKAALERQRAEKTVPTLRGLLAQGRGIPRPGMRVADAEGSELGEVTSGTFSPTLRQGIALALLDPAVEDGATVVVDVRGRSEAFTVTKPPFVQPSTKES, from the coding sequence ATGGATCTGCTGCACTCACCCCTGCACGACCGTCACGTGGCGCTCGGCGCCAAGCTCGCCGAGTTCGGCGGCTGGGACATGCCGCTGGAGTACGCCGGTGGGGGAGTGCTGGCCGAGCACAAGGCGGTCCGTGAGGGGGTCGGCCTGTTCGACGTCAGCCACCTGGGCAAGGCCCTGGTGCGGGGCACGGGCGCGGCCGACTTCGTCAACGCGTGCTTCACGAACGACCTGAGGCGCATCCGGCCCGGCAAGGCGCAGTACACGCTGTGCTGCGACGAGGACGGTGGCACGGTCGACGACCTCATCGCCTACCTGCGCAGCGACTTCGAGGTGTTCCTGATCCCCAACGCGGCCAACACCGCGGCGGTCGTGGCCCGTGTTCGGGACGCTGCGCCGGAGGGCATCGAGGTCACCGACCTGCACCGCGACTACGCGATCCTCGCGATCCAGGGCCCGTCCAGCGACGAGGTGCTGCAGGCGCTCGACCTGCCGGTCGACCACGACTACATGTCGTTCGCGGATGCCCGCATCGCCGACCACGACATCACGGTCTGCCGCACGGGCTACACCGGCGAGCGCGGCTACGAGCTCGTGGTCCCGGCCGGATCGGCCACCTCGGTGTGGGACGCCGTGATGGCCGCCGGCGAGGCGTACGGCATCCGCGCCTGCGGACTGGGCGCCCGTGACACCCTGCGCACCGAGATGGGCTACCCCCTGCACGGTCACGAGCTGTCGGCCGAGATCAGCCCGGTCATGGCCCGCGCGGGCTGGGCCGTCGGATGGGACAAGGAGACGTTCTGGGGCAAGGCGGCGCTCGAGCGCCAGCGCGCCGAGAAGACGGTCCCCACGCTGCGCGGTCTGCTCGCGCAGGGACGCGGCATCCCGCGTCCCGGCATGCGCGTGGCCGATGCGGAGGGCAGCGAGCTCGGAGAGGTCACGTCGGGCACGTTCTCGCCGACCCTGCGTCAGGGCATCGCACTTGCGCTCCTCGACCCCGCCGTCGAGGATGGCGCGACAGTGGTCGTGGACGTGCGCGGCCGCTCCGAGGCGTTCACGGTGACCAAGCCGCCGTTCGTGCAACCGTCGACGAAGGAGTCATGA
- a CDS encoding serine hydrolase domain-containing protein, which yields MTFDVATTAALDRRLAKEQSERRLPSVAAAVVRSGEIAWSGAVGAVDGRAGGEPATTDTQYRIGSISKTFVAVEVMRLRDEGLLAIGDTIGTYLPEVPFGQVTIAQLLTHTSGLQSETDGDWWERTPGGSWDELLASGTALRFTPGTVFHYSNLGYGVLGELVARLRGRPWQDAVRDEILEPLGMHRTTPRPTWAAAPGLAVHPLADLLHVEPEHDAGAMSPAGQLWSTADDLATWAAFLAGRVHDVLAESTLREMLRPVAVNDVPGATWGGAHGLGWQMWNAEGRRYAGHGGSMPGFLAGLRVELETGDGVVLMTNATSGLSTATTDLLEIVRDREPVAPKPWHADASQADALDLVGPWYWGTYEFTLALGADGGLRLGEPGQGRGARFTRDGDRWTGLEGYYRGEPLAVERDEQGRPARLVLASFVFTRTPYDHAVEIPGGVDPQGWH from the coding sequence ATGACGTTCGACGTCGCGACCACCGCCGCTCTCGACCGGCGACTGGCCAAGGAGCAGTCGGAGCGGCGCCTGCCCTCGGTCGCGGCCGCCGTCGTCCGGTCCGGTGAGATCGCGTGGAGCGGCGCCGTCGGCGCGGTGGACGGCCGCGCGGGAGGAGAGCCGGCGACGACGGACACCCAGTACCGGATCGGCTCGATCTCCAAGACGTTCGTGGCCGTGGAGGTCATGCGGCTGCGCGACGAGGGCCTGCTGGCGATCGGCGACACCATCGGGACGTACCTGCCCGAGGTCCCCTTCGGACAGGTGACGATCGCCCAGCTGCTCACCCACACGTCGGGTCTGCAGTCCGAGACCGACGGCGACTGGTGGGAGCGAACACCCGGCGGCAGCTGGGACGAGCTGCTCGCGTCCGGGACCGCGCTGCGCTTCACCCCGGGCACCGTGTTCCACTACTCCAACCTCGGCTATGGCGTGCTGGGCGAGCTCGTCGCCCGCCTGCGGGGTCGCCCGTGGCAGGACGCCGTCCGGGACGAGATCCTTGAGCCCCTCGGCATGCACCGCACGACTCCGCGGCCCACCTGGGCAGCTGCGCCGGGCCTCGCGGTCCACCCGCTCGCGGACCTGCTGCACGTCGAGCCCGAGCACGATGCGGGCGCGATGTCGCCCGCAGGGCAGCTGTGGTCCACCGCCGACGACCTGGCGACGTGGGCGGCGTTCCTCGCGGGCCGTGTCCACGACGTCCTCGCGGAGTCCACGCTCCGGGAGATGCTGCGACCCGTGGCGGTCAACGACGTCCCAGGTGCGACCTGGGGCGGCGCGCACGGACTCGGGTGGCAGATGTGGAACGCGGAGGGACGCCGGTACGCCGGCCACGGCGGGTCGATGCCCGGATTCCTCGCGGGCCTGCGCGTCGAGCTGGAGACCGGTGACGGCGTCGTCCTCATGACGAACGCCACCAGCGGGCTGAGCACGGCCACGACGGATCTGCTGGAGATCGTCCGCGACCGCGAGCCTGTCGCGCCGAAGCCGTGGCACGCGGATGCCTCACAGGCGGACGCCCTCGATCTCGTGGGTCCTTGGTACTGGGGCACGTACGAGTTCACGCTGGCACTCGGTGCCGACGGCGGGCTGCGCCTCGGCGAGCCGGGTCAGGGCCGGGGCGCCCGGTTCACCCGGGACGGGGACCGCTGGACGGGGCTCGAGGGCTACTACCGCGGCGAGCCGCTGGCGGTCGAGCGGGACGAGCAGGGGCGCCCCGCGCGCCTCGTCCTGGCCAGCTTCGTGTTCACCCGCACCCCGTACGACCACGCCGTCGAGATCCCCGGCGGCGTGGACCCGCAGGGCTGGCACTAG
- a CDS encoding PspA/IM30 family protein, with product MSIGQRVTRWWRSRRADSDDPGALKDRLDETYRNQTALLRQVRRGVADVATSRKRVELQLASIAQQASQLDDQARQAVDQGNDDVARAFLTRKVMLEKTAADLEERRASLKAEEDKLELAAMKVEQEVEGFRVRKDTLAARHTAASARAEINSATTGIGSAVSDVNQAMESAERRTRELEAQSDAVDELVAEGIVTKAGESPDDALRRQFDAALDDAEVDRQLDQITHRKDDSGTHPISE from the coding sequence ATGAGCATCGGTCAACGCGTCACCCGTTGGTGGAGATCGCGCCGCGCGGACAGTGACGACCCCGGGGCACTGAAGGACAGGCTGGACGAGACCTACCGCAACCAGACGGCCCTGCTCCGGCAGGTGCGCCGTGGTGTCGCGGACGTCGCGACGAGCCGCAAGCGCGTCGAGCTGCAGCTCGCGTCGATCGCCCAGCAGGCGTCCCAGCTCGACGACCAGGCCCGTCAGGCGGTCGACCAGGGCAATGACGACGTGGCTCGCGCGTTCCTGACGCGCAAGGTGATGCTGGAGAAGACGGCCGCCGACCTCGAGGAGCGTCGCGCCAGCCTGAAGGCCGAGGAGGACAAGCTCGAGCTCGCGGCCATGAAGGTCGAGCAGGAGGTCGAGGGCTTCCGGGTCCGCAAGGACACCCTCGCCGCCCGGCACACCGCGGCCTCGGCGCGCGCAGAGATCAACAGCGCGACGACCGGGATCGGCTCGGCCGTGAGCGACGTCAACCAGGCGATGGAGTCGGCCGAGCGGCGTACGCGCGAGCTCGAGGCCCAGTCGGACGCAGTCGACGAGCTCGTCGCGGAGGGCATCGTGACCAAGGCGGGGGAGTCTCCCGACGACGCGCTGCGCCGCCAGTTCGACGCTGCGCTCGACGACGCCGAGGTCGACCGGCAGCTCGACCAGATCACGCACCGGAAGGACGACAGTGGCACGCACCCGATTTCGGAGTGA
- a CDS encoding glycerate kinase: protein MRVLVAPDAFGGTLSAPEAARAIAEGWHRHAPDDVLTVAAMSDGGPGFVDVLHAALGGELAVVTVRGPVGTEVPVTVLHADGTAYVESAQACGLHLLDPLDPLHASTYGVGQVVAEAVAAGAGRVVVGLGGSATNDGGAGLLAALGATADVPLDAGPDALAGVTRVDVTAARERLAGVDLVIASDVDLALLGMFGATKTFGPQKGLTEEQILRVDGILDGFVGAVCGPTPAERRVADAKGAGAAGGLGFALMLLGGSVVSGIDLVAEAVGLTRQAVDHDLVVTGEGTYDFSSRAGKVVFGVASVAREAARPCIVLAGQVQVGSREMRAMGVESAYAVAERVGVEASMSKPYAHLADLSARVARTWSPRSQA from the coding sequence ATGAGGGTGCTCGTGGCGCCCGACGCCTTCGGCGGCACGCTGTCGGCGCCCGAGGCGGCCCGCGCGATCGCCGAGGGGTGGCACCGTCACGCGCCGGACGACGTGCTGACGGTCGCCGCGATGTCGGACGGCGGCCCGGGGTTCGTCGACGTGCTGCACGCCGCGCTCGGGGGCGAGCTCGCGGTGGTGACGGTGCGCGGCCCCGTCGGGACCGAGGTGCCGGTGACGGTGCTGCACGCTGACGGCACGGCCTACGTCGAGAGCGCCCAGGCATGTGGGCTGCACCTCCTGGACCCCCTCGACCCGCTGCACGCCTCGACGTACGGCGTGGGCCAGGTCGTCGCGGAGGCAGTCGCCGCCGGTGCCGGTCGCGTCGTCGTGGGGCTCGGCGGCAGCGCGACCAACGACGGGGGAGCAGGCTTGCTGGCCGCCCTCGGGGCCACCGCCGACGTCCCCCTGGACGCGGGACCGGATGCGCTGGCGGGCGTGACCCGGGTCGACGTGACGGCGGCCCGGGAACGCCTCGCCGGCGTCGATCTCGTGATCGCGTCCGACGTGGATCTCGCACTGCTCGGGATGTTCGGGGCCACGAAGACGTTCGGCCCGCAGAAGGGGCTCACGGAGGAGCAGATCCTGCGCGTCGACGGGATTCTTGACGGTTTCGTCGGTGCGGTCTGCGGGCCGACCCCCGCCGAGCGAAGGGTCGCGGACGCCAAGGGGGCCGGCGCCGCCGGTGGGCTCGGCTTCGCGCTCATGCTGCTGGGCGGCTCGGTGGTCTCGGGCATCGACCTCGTGGCGGAGGCGGTCGGGCTGACCCGTCAGGCCGTCGACCACGACCTCGTCGTGACGGGGGAGGGCACGTACGACTTCTCGTCGCGCGCGGGCAAGGTGGTCTTCGGTGTCGCGTCCGTCGCCCGCGAGGCCGCGCGGCCCTGCATCGTCCTGGCCGGGCAGGTGCAGGTGGGATCGCGCGAGATGCGCGCGATGGGGGTCGAGTCGGCGTACGCGGTCGCCGAGCGCGTCGGTGTCGAGGCGTCGATGAGCAAGCCGTACGCCCACCTGGCCGATCTCTCGGCCCGTGTGGCCCGGACGTGGTCGCCCCGATCTCAGGCGTGA